A window of Akkermansiaceae bacterium genomic DNA:
CCGGCTGCGGCGATTGGCACCAGGAGGCGCATCAGGTTTTTGGCCCGGTTGAACTCACCGAGGTCCATCTGGAGTTTGCTCAACGGCCCGAGGCCATCGGGGGCGACCAGTAACCAGAACCAGAGCATTCCGGCACCCATCAACCACGGCCCCAGCATCTTGTTGCGTGGCAGCTTGATGAAAAACGCCTTGCTTTCAGCTGGTTTCAGCAGCATCCACAGGTGCAGACCGATCAGCCACGCAGCAAGCACGTAGCCAGCCATATTCAGGGGAATTTTCTCGTAGGGATGCATAGTCGGGGAATGTTGGGGCGGATGTTACGGAGAATTACCGGGGAGGAAAGGCTTATTTGTCATCCCTGGGTTCGTCTCGGCGGTTTGCAGCACCTGGCCATAGGAATATTCATCCGCCCTGATACCCGCGACCCCCATCATCACTGCCACTGCGATGATCGGTGTCCATTGTTTGATGTGAACCATAGTAAGCCCTCTCATGGATACTGGAAATCAACGGATGACCGCCGTCCCGTATAGGGAAAACCCGGTCGTGTCCTCGATCAGGACATCGAAAATCCCTCCGGTCATACGCTCTGCGTCACCATCGAAGATGACGATTTTATTCTGGCTGGTCCGGCCCATCAGCCGGGACTTGTTGGTCTTGGACGGACCGGTGCAGAGGACCCGCTGGTGACTGCCGACCAGGGCCTCGTTTTTCCTGATCGAGAGTTCGTTGACCACCTCAAGTAGCCGTTGGTTCCGCTCCTCCTTGACACGCTCGGACAGCTGGCCGCCCATCTCGGCGGCGGGTGTGTTGCGGCGTTTTGAGTAACGGAAAACAAAGGCATTATCGAATTCAAGCTGTTTGACGGTATCAACGGTCGCCTGGAAATCCTCTTCGGTCTCGCCGGGGAAACCGACGATGATGTCGGTGGTGATCGCGATATCGGGTCGGGCCGCCTTCATGTTTTCGCAGATCTCGACAAATTTCGCATGCTTGTAGGGTCGGCGCATTTGTTTTAAAATCGAATCCGATCCGGACTGCATCGGGAAATGGATATGGCTACACAGTTTGGGCAGGTAGGTGAAGGCGGCCACCAGGTCGGCGCGGTAACCGATCGGGTGAGGCGACACGAAACGGATGCGCTCCAGCCCATCGATCCCGTGCACCGCTTCGAGCAGTTGGACGAAGGGTGACTTGCCATCGACCCTGGGAAACTCGGTCCGGCCGTAGAGGTTGACAATCTGGCCTAACAAGGTGATTTCCTTGACACCATTCTCAACCAGCCCCCGGCACTCGTCGACGATGTCAGCGATCGGTCGGCTCCGTTCTTTGCCGCGGGTGTCGGGCACAATACAGAACGAGCAGCGCATGTTGCAGCCCTGCATGATGGAGACAAAGGCCGTGGTCTGGTCGGCCTGGGCAACGTGGTCGCGGATGGTGTTCTGGGAGTCCTTTTCCTCCTCGACATCACAGATGTTACCGCCGGTCAACGAGAGGGAGGGGTCATCCATCCGCTGCTCCATCCGCCTGGTCAGGATGTTGTCGACGTATTCAAAAACCTTGTGGTATTTCTGGGTGCCCACCACCACATCGAGGTGGGGGATGTTTTTAAACAACTCCTTGCCCCGGCTCTGCGCCATGCAGCCCATATAGCCGTAGACGAGGTGGGGCCGGGTATCGCGGTATTTCCCCATGATCCCCATCTTGCCGAGTGCTTTTTGCTCTGCCTGGTCGCGGACACTACAGGTATTGACAAGGATCGCATCCGCTGCCTTCTCATCCTGGGTCACGGTGTAACCACCTTCCACAAACATCCGGGCAACCTGCTCGGAGTCGCGTTCGTTCATCTGGCATCCGTATGTCTTGATAAATACCTTGGGCATCGGGGGGCCCGCTACGCGGGAGTTTGAAGTTTTCAGTTTGAAGTTTGGAGCGACAAACAGCACCGCTGCGCGGTGTGCGGAAGGTGTAGGGGGAACGGGGTAAGAATCAAGGATGTTTTTGACCACGAAGCAGGCCCAATATGTCAAGATACGGTATGCAACCCCTCCAAGCGGAGGATCGAGCAAAGTAACTTCCGCGTATTTTGCGGTTAAAGTCCTTTCGGGTGCCGGACGTAGTAGCCCTTCGCCCCACGGCGTTGGGGTTTCCAGCGGGGACCGGTCGAGTTCCAGGTGCCGCCGGTATCAAAGCGGGCACCGGCGATGACCAGAAAGACGTGGCCTTTGCGGACATAGACCGTAACCCAGTCACCGTATCCCTTTTTCCCGTAATCGAAGAAATTCTGCGACACCAGCGGTTGGTCCAGTTTGCCGCCGGCATGGAGGACATAGGAAACGGCGCCTGAGCAGTCGTAACCCGTATCGTTGAAACTGCGGTGGCCGCCGCCGTAGACATAAGGTTTGTCGGTGAGGGAGTTGGCCGCTGCGATCATACGTTTCACCCGCCGTGGTGCGCGTGGCGGTGCGGTGGCTTTGCCATCGGGGCCCACGTAGGCCGTTTTACCGTAGTCGAATTGGTGCACGATGTAGCTTTCCCGGGCCTTGAGCTGCGATGAGCAGGAGGTCAGAAAAACGGATGCGGCAAGGACCGTCAGCGATGTAAGGATGATGCTGAGACTTTTCATGGCGGCATTTAACCATAATTGATCATTTTGATCAATTAACAAAACACCGGAGCCGGGGCAGCGCGATCAAGCCCCGGGACGGGATGGCGGGCACATAGCAACGCTACTTTTTCCAGACCCCGGCCTTGTCGCGCTTGGCCTTGCTCTCAAGGCTGTGGAGTTTGCTGATAAAACGCTTGGAGGTCATGCGGCTGGGCAGATCGTTTATGGTTTTATGCCAGAAGGGTTCATCCCACTCGGCGCCCATGCCGTAGGCGCGGGCAAGACCGGCCTCAACCAGGGCCTCATCGAGTCGCTTGCCCTCTGCATTCACCACAATGGCGAAGTAACGCGCTTTTTTACTCGCGCCGCCGGCCTTGGTTTTGCGGGTATAGACGGTGAAGGGTTTGCGCAGGAACTTCTTCGAGAAGTCGGCGGCTTTTTTACCCCACTTGATGACGTCCTTTTCCTCGATGTTAAATTCCTTCGCCTGCTCAACGAGTCGGGATTTCACCCGTTTATCCGTTTCAGGGCAATCAACACCATACAGTCGGAAGACATAGGTGTAACCGGTCAGCGCCTTGACCGAAAAGCTGTCGCCATCGAAATACTTGTCGTCCGCGAGCTCACAGCGCTCGTAAGTGAGCCATTTTTCGGCGGAGACCGTCCCCATGACAGCGATGAGGACGGCAATGATGGATGTGAAACGGCGGGTCATGCGGTCAGGTTAAGCTAATCCACGGATTGTTCAACCGTGATCACCAGCCTGCACACGGCCTGCACCTGTCCTGCACACGCGCCTCCTTTCCCAACGGGCGATCCCAGCCTGGGCAGGCTCGGGGTGGGGTGGGAGGCATGGAGGGAAGGGTCAACGGTTCCAGCGTTTCACCGGGGTACGCGTGAAGGGTAACTCGAGCTGCTGCCATTGGGGGCTGGGGTGCGGGTCCCATTTCCGACCCCGCAGGAAACACAGCGAGCGACGGTAAAATGAAATCATCGAGCAAAGCAGAGGCGACTCCTTAAGGGTGGATTTATTCATGTGAACAGTGTTCACAAAAGTAGCCCGGTGGTCAAGGATTCTTGTCGAAAAAAACATCCGCGCAAAAAATCCCGCCCCCATCGCACCCGGATTCCGGTAAAGAGGCTTGATAACGGAGTCTTGGCGAGGCACAAGGCAGGGCACTTTACGCTCTATGAAATTTTATCCAGCATCCCTCGTGACTGGTTTCATGCTACTTGGCATCGCCGGGGCAGACCTGTCGATCGATCCAAACGATGCCCGCGCATCGCTTGGCTTTTTCTGCCACAACCCTGCAAACAACCAGGAGATTAAAACCCTCATCGATGATCTGGATGCGGATGCTTTCGAAGTACGTGATAAGGCATTTGAAAAACTCACGCACTTGCCGGCGCTTCCTGTGTTTGTCCGGCGGATGGCCAAGGAGGAAACCAAACCTGAGGTCCGCACCCGGCTCGAAGACCTCGCCAACCGCTTTACCGTGGAATACGAAAGCGCCGGACTCAATCGACTGCTTCATCAAATCAACACAGCCAGGTCCAAAGGTGCCCTCGCCCCGATGGTGTCCATTGTCCAATCCGGGAGATGGCAGATAGACCCAGGCTCACTTCACCAGGCGGCTCGGGCGACGGTCACACCGGACGACTTACCGCTCATCGAGGCAAAGCTCGCTAACAAGTCCGCCGATGTGCGCAGCCTCATCGCTGCGGCATTGGCCGGCCTGCCCGTTCGGGTGGCCTCAGGCCCTTTGCAACAACTACTCCATGACCCCGCCGAGCAGGTGAGGCTCAGCGCGGCGCTGTCGCTCGCCAGACTGCGACACAAAGCCTGCCTACCGGCGTTTGCCCGACTCCTTGAGTCCCCGGACTTTTTTACACGTCACCAAAGCTGGTCGGCGCTCAAGGCGCTCAGCGGACAGGATTTCGGCTTCGACCCCAGTGAAGCGCCGCCTCGGCAAGACAAGGCGGCCGCCAGGTGGAAGCGATGGTCCTCGGGTAACAAGGCAGGTATCAGGGGCGAGTTACCTGAAAACTTGATCGTCGGTCTTTTCAACGGCCGGAACTTGGCCGGATGGGATGTTTATGAGAATGGCAGGCCGGTGGACAAGCAACAAACGGGCTGGAGTGTGGTTGACCGCCAGTTGGTATGCCTGGGGGGCATTCGCGGTGACATCCGCACGCAACAGAGGTTCGAAAACTACGTCCTTACCCTCGATTTTAAAATCGACAAACCGGACGGCGACAGCGGGGTCGGTATCCTGTTTACCCAGGAAAACGAGGCGGCCGGGGCAAACGAGGGGAAGTATCTCGAAGTGCAACTCCTGCCGGGCGCATGCGGCGACCTTTATGCCATTGGCGGTTTCCATGCACGGGCGAACGGAAAAGCCATCACCTTCAGCGCCCCCCGGACGGCTCCGGTTGACGATCCACCGGGGAAGTGGCACCAGCTCAAACTCAGCGTCACAAAGGGAAGCGTCAAAGTCCGGATCAACGGGGCGCTTGTCAATGAAGCGACCGGTGGCTCCAAGGGGCCGGGCAAGATCGTCATCCGCAACGAGGGCAAGAGGATATCCTTCCGGAACATCATGTTGAGCCGGGCCGGGAAATAGCCAGCCGCGGCCTAACAAAGACAATCACTCCAACTCCAGGTCATCGCCCTCCTTGGGCGGTCTGACCACGCGATCGACCGCATGTTTGGTCACCAGGTTACCTTTGACCGCACGGCCTTTGATAGCGAGCTCACCAAAGCTGAACAAACGGGAAAGGCTGCGCAGGCGGGGCACGGGTTTGAGGTGGATGAGCACCATGTTCTCGGCGCTTGCCTCCTCGGTGTCGTGGACGGCGAAGTAGAGCACACGCGAGTTTTTGGTTCCCTGGGTCAGATCATACTCCTTGTCGCGGGTGACCCCGCCCAGCTTGAAGCGCTTCGCGTAAACAGCACCTTGTCGACCGTCGCGGTAGATCATCGAGTAGATCTTCTCCTCCTCCTTACGCAGAATAGCGATGTGCTGGATGCGTTTGCCGACAAACGCCTTGTCGGCAATCTTAATGACGCGCATCTTGCCTTCACCGTCAAAGCAAATCACATCATCAATCCGCGAACACTTCTCAACCGCATCGTCCTTCTTCAGCCCCCAGCCGGCGAAGCCGTCCTTGTAGTTGGCGTAGAGGACTTCCGTGGTCGCGACTACTTGCGTGCGGTTGACCACACCAAACTCGGCAATCTCGGTGCGGCGCTCGCGGCCTTTGCCGTATTTCTTGATCAGGTTTTTGTAGTATGCGACCGCGTAGCGTGTTAGATTCTTCAGGTTTTTCTCAACCTCCGCGATATCCTCCTCCAGCTTGTTGATGAGTTCGTCGGCCTTGAAGCTATCGAACTTCGAGATCCGCTTGATTTTTATTTCTGTTAGCCTGACAATATCATCCTGGGTGATCTCGCGCCTGAGCAGTTTTTTGAACGGCTTGAGCCCACTGTCGATGGCCTCGATGACCGCTTCCCAGGTTTCACATTCCTCGATGTCGCGGTAGATCCGGTTTTCGATGAAAATTTTCTCCAGCGAGGAGAAGTGCCATTTTTCCTCAAGCTCACCGAGTCGGATTTCAAGCTCCCTTTTGAGCAGCGACTTGGTCTGTTTCGCGCTGTGTTTGAGGATCTCGGAGACTCCCATGAAGCGGGGTTTGCCATCGTGGATCACACAGGCATTCGGCGAGATGGAGACTTCGCAGTCGGTGAAGGCATAGAGGGAATCACGTGAGGTTTTGCAATCGGCCCCGGCGGGAAGGTGGATCAGGATATCGGCGTTGGCGGCGGTGTTGTCCTCGATTTTGGATATCTTGATCTTCCCCTTGTCGTTGGCCGCCACGATGTTGTCCATCAGGCTACCCGTGGTGACCCCAAAGGGCACCTGGGTGATGCGGAGGATACGTTTTTTCTCGATCTTGATTTCGGCCCGGACCCGGATCCTGCCGCCGCGCAGGCCGTCGTTGTAATTGCTGGCATCCATGATGCCGCCGGTTGGAAAATCGGGCAGCAGCTCGAATGGCTGCTTGCGGAGTGCACAGATACTCGCCTCCAGCAGCTCGATAAAATTATGAGGCAACATCTTGCAGGCAAGGCCGACGGCGATCCCCTCGACCCCCTGGGACAACAGCAAGGGGAACTTCAACGGCAGTGTGACAGGCTCCTGGTTCCTGCCATCATAACTACGGCTCCACTCGGTGGTTTTCGGGTTGAAAGCAACCTCGAGGGCGAGCGGGGTGAGTCGCGCCTCGATGTAACGTGGGGCGGCCGCCTTGTCGCCTGTGAGCACGTTCCCCCAGTTTCCCTGGGTATCGATGAGCAATTCCTTCTGGCCGAGCTGCACCATGGCATCACCAATCGAGGTATCACCATGCGGGTGGTACTTCATGGTGTTTCCGACGACGTTGGCGACCTTGTTATAGCGACCGTCCTCAAGCTCTTTCATCGAGTGAAGAATACGGCGCTGCACGGGCTTCAAGCCATCCCCCAGATGCGGCACGGCACGCTCCATAATCACGTAGCTCGCGTAATCGAGGAAGTAGTCGGCATACATACCACCGAGGTTCTGATGCCCGGTGGTGTCGTCCGGATCTGTAAAGTCTAGTTCATCCATGGGGGAGGTATCGTCGGAAAAAGGGGAGGTCAGGGGGGTGAAGCGTTATTTAAGCAATCCAAAACACCTATGCAAGAGCGGATTTGGGGAGAGTGCTTGTTTTCCCGTCCTCTGTTTCCTGGGAAAGACGGTCATTGGTCCATTTCCCAAATCGCCCAGCCTCCCGCGAGGGCGGCGGCATCACCAAGCTCGGCGGCGAGTACCTTTGTCCGGCTGTGCAGCGCCGGGATGCGCTCCGCCAGTTTACCCTGGATGGCGGGAAGGATGACATCTTTTCCCGCCATGATGCCTCCGCCGATGACGATACGCTCGGGGTCGTATTGGTAAATCAGGTTCATGACCAGTGTGGTCCAGTATTCAATGGCCCGGTCCCGTAAATCAACAGCCAGCTCATCACCCGCCGCAGCCTCGCTGAACACGGTGCGGTAGTCGATGATCTCCGCCGATGCCAGCGCGCTTTCGGGAAAAAGCTCCGACTCCCGGGCGATCCCCGGGAGCGCCCAGGAGGCAACGTGCGCCTCCGCGCAGCCATCGAGGCCACAGACGCACCTGCGACCACCCACATGCATCGTGTTATGACCGCAGAGGTTTCCGGCGACACCGTGGGTGCCGAAAAGCGGTCGGCCTTCACAAATGACGGCCGTGCCAATACCCGTGCCCAGTGTGATCATGGTAAGATTCTCCACACCAACACCCGCGCCATACTTCCACTCGCCTATCGCAGCGGCACGCGCGTCGTTTTCCAACCAACAGGGAATCCCCATCCCGGATTTCACCCAGGCTTTGAGGTCAAACTCCGTGGCGTCATCGTATTTCCCGAAGGTGCGGGTGACCCGACTCCGGTCCGGTGCCACAATACAGGGCAGCGAGCAAACCATCGCCTGCGGTTTGATGTCGCCACCAGCGGCAGCCAACAACGTCTCACAGAGTTCCCTGACCCTCGGCATGGATGCTTCCAACGACGCCCCGGCCCTGTGTGCGATGGCATCGTGGACCAGAACCCCTCCGTCCCGCACAATCCCGGCCTTGATGCGGGTGCCGCCAAAATCAACTGCATAGATACTCATGCCACGGTTCTTAGAAAACATCCGTGCCAATGGCGAGCGAAAGTCACTGCAACCGGGACAAAACCTACTTTTCAAACCACCTTGTGAAGGAATGTTATAGGCCTTGTCTCGGCATGCTTATCAACTATCTTTCCCCACACCCGTCATGCCCGCTATTCCATTCGACAACACCTACGCCCGACTCCCGGAGCGTTTTTATGTGAAACAGGAGCCTGCCCGGGTTCCCGGGGCCGGGTTGGTCAAGGTGAACGGCAAACTGGCGGAACAACTCGGCATCGATGCCGACTGGCTTGTATCACCAGAGGGGGTGGCCATGCTGGCAGGCAACAGCCTGCCAGACGGAGCCGAGCCGCTTGCCCAGGCTTACGCCGGCCATCAATTCGGCGGTTTTGTGCCGCAGCTTGGTGACGGTCGGGCGCTTTTGTTAGGCGAGGTGATCGACACCACAGGCCAGCGCCGTGATATCCAGCTGAAGGGGTCGGGGCGGACGCCTTTTTCAAGAAACGGCGACGGCAAATCGGCACTCGGTCCCGTGATCAGGGAGTATATCGTCAGTGAGGCCATGCACGCACTGGGCGTGCCCACCACACGCGCACTTGGCGCGGTGACCACGGGCGAGGGGGTGCTCCGACAGGAGGGGCCGCTGCCGGGCGGGGTGTTTACCAGGGTGGCGGCGAGCCATATCCGCGTCGGGACCTTCCAATACTTTGCCGCCCGGCGCGATACGGAGGCGGTGCGTGCCCTGGCCGACTACGCCATTGCCCGGCACTACCCCGAGTGCCTGTGCACGGCTGATCCAGCTCCACCCTACGCCGCCTTTTTAAAATCGATGCTTCAGGCGCAGGCAAAACTGGTGGCACAGTGGATGTCGCTTGGTTTTATCCACGGCGTGATGAACACGGATAACACTTCCGTTTCGGGTGAAACCATCGACTATGGACCGTGTGCCTTCATGGATGTTTTCCATCCCCAGTGTGTGTTCAGTTCAATTGACCGGCAGGCACGTTACGCCTGGGGGAACCAGCCTAACATCGCGTTGTGGAATCTGACGCGACTGGCAGAAACACTCCTGCCGTTGCTTGATGAAAAGGAAGACCAAGCCATGGCGGTTGCCGAAGACGTGCTCTCCGGGTTTTCAGCGTATTTTGCCGATCAATACATGACCCGGTTCCGCGCTAAATTCGGCCTGACAACCACCAGCAACGATGATGTCATCCAGCTTGGGTTGTCATTGATCGCCAACCAGCAAGTGGATTTCACTCTCTTTTTCCGACTCCTGACAAACACCGTCAACAATGGCGACTCCGATTACTTGTCTGCTTTGTTTCCTGACAAAGAGGCATTCAAAAACTGGTTCAAGCAATGGCAGGGTGCTGTCGATGCAGACAAAGGTCTGCAAGCCATGCAAGCAGCCAACCCCATCCTGATCCCGCGCAACCACCGGGTCGAACAAGCGATCCAAGGCGCTTATGCGGGTGACTACGCGCCGTTCCACCGATTGACCGGGGCCCTGGAAAACCCTTACCAAGAGCAAGCGCAATACGCCGATCTTGAGGCTCCCCCCAAAGCCTGCGAAATCGTCACCGAGACATTCTGCGGCACTTAGATTCGTTAGACACCGGTGCGCGCACTGACCGTGTGCGAGTGGGCGAAGAACTGCTCCATACGGCGGTGCATGTCGTCGTAGAAACCCTTTTTCATCGCTTCAAGCATCTGACGTTTCTCGGGACCGGCGTATCCGAACTCCTCTTCCTCGGCTAACATCTTTTCGTGGAAAGCACGCTCGAGCTCGATCATGGAGTCGAGGAAGGCGCGGGCGGCACGCGAGTGCTCGACACCATCGACCAGGGCGTTTTCCAGCGTCTTGTTGCGGGTCACGGCGATGAGGTTGCCATCACCAAGCTCTTTCATGTAGCGGTGGTGGCTTTTGATGAAGGCGGCGTGGTCACTGTCAAACTGCACCTCGTCGCGATCTAACAATTTATCATAAGGCCCTGCCTTGCAGAAAAACTTCACCATCAGCGGGATGGTATCGACGAGCATGAACAAAGCTGTTAGTATCCAGTAGGTGGTGAAGGCAAACTTCCCTCCCTTTTCCCCTTGTTGGAAAAGGTGGTGCAGTGCCAGCGTCTGAGTGAGGATGTCGCGGCGGGTGTCGTTGGCGATGGCTGTGATCGTGGCCCGCTCGTCGGCACCGGTGGCGGCCAGCTCGCCCTGCATGCGTTTGAGTTCGACGAGCATGGAGTCGATTTGCTCCTTGATGGTGGTGCGGATCTGGTTTTGCTGTTCGACAAACTGGTCGGCCTGGTCCGCCTGCACTTTACGGCGCAGGGCGGCGACCCGTGCCTCTTCAACGGCGGCGATGGCGCGCTCGGCCTCGAGTTTTTTCTCAAAGGCTGCGATGGCCGTGGCCTTGGATTCCGCGATGCTTGCGAGCAGGGCGCTTTTTTCCTCGGAGAGGCTTTTGAGCATCACCCCAAGCCGGGCCGCCTCGGTGCGTCGCCACGCCAACTGGTCGTCGCGGATACTTCGCGCCCGTGGACCCAGCCCGCGGATGCCGCTGCGCTGGCCGTTCACCTCTTTTTCAAACTGCTCCTGCCAGAACGCCTGCTCCTGTTGGATCTTGGTGTACTGCGGGGTGAGGGTTGCGATCTCGGTGTCGATGGACTCAACACGGGTGGTAAAAGTCTGGGTGGCCTCGTCGATGGAGGTTTTCAGTCGGGCCTGTTGCTCAGGTGTCAGCCCAGCAAATTCCTCATCAGCCTGTTTATCCTGGGCGACGAGGAACTTGGCGTTAAAGCTGTCGTTCCATTTCTCCCTCTGCTTGGCGATCGCCGCCTCCTGGGTGCGGATTTCCGCGAGCTGGGTGTCCTTTTCCTTTTTAAACGACTCCTTGGTCCGCTCGATCTGAGCCGACCGGGCCTCCTCGATCACACCGCTCACTGTGTCCTGGAAGAGCAGCAGCACCAGCGGGTGGGCGATGGTCAGGCCCATCAGCATGGCGACCACAAAACGGAGTGCGAACTGGCCGAGTTTTTTAAACGGCGAGAGAAACGGGCGGTAACTCGCGAGCAGGGCGCGATCAATGGTCATGATGATAAACGACCAGACGGCGGCGACGGGAAAAACCACCCAGTTGTTCTGCGTGAGGGTGGAGAGGGCGTAGGCGCAGGCGATGAAGGCGAACGCACAGGGCACCAGCACGGTTGCGCCGAAGGCGACGTACTTGCGTTGCTCCCAGTTCGGGCACTGCTCCAGGGTTTCGGTTCCCGCTCCCGAGAGCCAGAAAAACACGCGCTTCCAAACCGAGCTTTTTCGAGGATTCATTAACCTTACGCTACGGTGCTTTTTTCTCACCTCTTGCAGGATCTTTTTTAGTTCATGTTTCCTTATTAACCAGGCGACCTAAACCCAGATTCAAACTTGATTTAAATCCTGGATGTGATTGGTTACACCTAGTTATGAAACAGTATGGCACGGGCGTTTTTCTGGTGCTCATTTTCACCCTGGCAGCCTGTCACAAACGTGAGAAGGCCAGCTCGTCAGATCCGGCCGGCCCAGCCGTCAAGGTCGAGCTCGGCAAGGTCGTGGCAATGGATGCACCCACCTACGAGTCCGTGGTCGGCACCGTCCGCCCCCGGCACGAGGCGACAGTGGCCGCCGACATCTCGGGTCGTATCCTCGAGTTTCTCGCGGTCAGTGGCCAGAGTGTCAAAAAGGACGAGGTCATCGCACGCATTGACGCCTCCGAGCTGGAGGCCTCGCTCGCCCGGGCGGAGGCTTCCCTGGATCATGCCACACGCGAACTGGCGCGACAGGTCAAGCTGCTGGATAGCCAGGTGACCAGTCGGGCGAAGTATGAACAAGCCGAGTCCACCGAGCGTATCGCGAGGGCAAACCTGGGTTTGATCAAAGCCTCGCTGGCGAAGACGGTGGTCAAAGCTCCGTTCTCAGGCACCGTCACCCGTAAACTCGCCGATGCCGGTGACCTCGCCACCCCTGGGCGCGCCTTGTTTCAAATCGAAGATCCCGCGTCACTCCGACTTGAAGCCGCCGTCGCGGAGTCGATTGCCG
This region includes:
- the miaB gene encoding tRNA (N6-isopentenyl adenosine(37)-C2)-methylthiotransferase MiaB; the protein is MPKVFIKTYGCQMNERDSEQVARMFVEGGYTVTQDEKAADAILVNTCSVRDQAEQKALGKMGIMGKYRDTRPHLVYGYMGCMAQSRGKELFKNIPHLDVVVGTQKYHKVFEYVDNILTRRMEQRMDDPSLSLTGGNICDVEEEKDSQNTIRDHVAQADQTTAFVSIMQGCNMRCSFCIVPDTRGKERSRPIADIVDECRGLVENGVKEITLLGQIVNLYGRTEFPRVDGKSPFVQLLEAVHGIDGLERIRFVSPHPIGYRADLVAAFTYLPKLCSHIHFPMQSGSDSILKQMRRPYKHAKFVEICENMKAARPDIAITTDIIVGFPGETEEDFQATVDTVKQLEFDNAFVFRYSKRRNTPAAEMGGQLSERVKEERNQRLLEVVNELSIRKNEALVGSHQRVLCTGPSKTNKSRLMGRTSQNKIVIFDGDAERMTGGIFDVLIEDTTGFSLYGTAVIR
- a CDS encoding C40 family peptidase, whose product is MKSLSIILTSLTVLAASVFLTSCSSQLKARESYIVHQFDYGKTAYVGPDGKATAPPRAPRRVKRMIAAANSLTDKPYVYGGGHRSFNDTGYDCSGAVSYVLHAGGKLDQPLVSQNFFDYGKKGYGDWVTVYVRKGHVFLVIAGARFDTGGTWNSTGPRWKPQRRGAKGYYVRHPKGL
- a CDS encoding thermonuclease family protein, with the protein product MTRRFTSIIAVLIAVMGTVSAEKWLTYERCELADDKYFDGDSFSVKALTGYTYVFRLYGVDCPETDKRVKSRLVEQAKEFNIEEKDVIKWGKKAADFSKKFLRKPFTVYTRKTKAGGASKKARYFAIVVNAEGKRLDEALVEAGLARAYGMGAEWDEPFWHKTINDLPSRMTSKRFISKLHSLESKAKRDKAGVWKK
- a CDS encoding DUF1080 domain-containing protein, with protein sequence MKFYPASLVTGFMLLGIAGADLSIDPNDARASLGFFCHNPANNQEIKTLIDDLDADAFEVRDKAFEKLTHLPALPVFVRRMAKEETKPEVRTRLEDLANRFTVEYESAGLNRLLHQINTARSKGALAPMVSIVQSGRWQIDPGSLHQAARATVTPDDLPLIEAKLANKSADVRSLIAAALAGLPVRVASGPLQQLLHDPAEQVRLSAALSLARLRHKACLPAFARLLESPDFFTRHQSWSALKALSGQDFGFDPSEAPPRQDKAAARWKRWSSGNKAGIRGELPENLIVGLFNGRNLAGWDVYENGRPVDKQQTGWSVVDRQLVCLGGIRGDIRTQQRFENYVLTLDFKIDKPDGDSGVGILFTQENEAAGANEGKYLEVQLLPGACGDLYAIGGFHARANGKAITFSAPRTAPVDDPPGKWHQLKLSVTKGSVKVRINGALVNEATGGSKGPGKIVIRNEGKRISFRNIMLSRAGK
- a CDS encoding DNA gyrase/topoisomerase IV subunit A, translated to MDELDFTDPDDTTGHQNLGGMYADYFLDYASYVIMERAVPHLGDGLKPVQRRILHSMKELEDGRYNKVANVVGNTMKYHPHGDTSIGDAMVQLGQKELLIDTQGNWGNVLTGDKAAAPRYIEARLTPLALEVAFNPKTTEWSRSYDGRNQEPVTLPLKFPLLLSQGVEGIAVGLACKMLPHNFIELLEASICALRKQPFELLPDFPTGGIMDASNYNDGLRGGRIRVRAEIKIEKKRILRITQVPFGVTTGSLMDNIVAANDKGKIKISKIEDNTAANADILIHLPAGADCKTSRDSLYAFTDCEVSISPNACVIHDGKPRFMGVSEILKHSAKQTKSLLKRELEIRLGELEEKWHFSSLEKIFIENRIYRDIEECETWEAVIEAIDSGLKPFKKLLRREITQDDIVRLTEIKIKRISKFDSFKADELINKLEEDIAEVEKNLKNLTRYAVAYYKNLIKKYGKGRERRTEIAEFGVVNRTQVVATTEVLYANYKDGFAGWGLKKDDAVEKCSRIDDVICFDGEGKMRVIKIADKAFVGKRIQHIAILRKEEEKIYSMIYRDGRQGAVYAKRFKLGGVTRDKEYDLTQGTKNSRVLYFAVHDTEEASAENMVLIHLKPVPRLRSLSRLFSFGELAIKGRAVKGNLVTKHAVDRVVRPPKEGDDLELE
- a CDS encoding ROK family protein, which gives rise to MSIYAVDFGGTRIKAGIVRDGGVLVHDAIAHRAGASLEASMPRVRELCETLLAAAGGDIKPQAMVCSLPCIVAPDRSRVTRTFGKYDDATEFDLKAWVKSGMGIPCWLENDARAAAIGEWKYGAGVGVENLTMITLGTGIGTAVICEGRPLFGTHGVAGNLCGHNTMHVGGRRCVCGLDGCAEAHVASWALPGIARESELFPESALASAEIIDYRTVFSEAAAGDELAVDLRDRAIEYWTTLVMNLIYQYDPERIVIGGGIMAGKDVILPAIQGKLAERIPALHSRTKVLAAELGDAAALAGGWAIWEMDQ
- a CDS encoding YdiU family protein, which encodes MPAIPFDNTYARLPERFYVKQEPARVPGAGLVKVNGKLAEQLGIDADWLVSPEGVAMLAGNSLPDGAEPLAQAYAGHQFGGFVPQLGDGRALLLGEVIDTTGQRRDIQLKGSGRTPFSRNGDGKSALGPVIREYIVSEAMHALGVPTTRALGAVTTGEGVLRQEGPLPGGVFTRVAASHIRVGTFQYFAARRDTEAVRALADYAIARHYPECLCTADPAPPYAAFLKSMLQAQAKLVAQWMSLGFIHGVMNTDNTSVSGETIDYGPCAFMDVFHPQCVFSSIDRQARYAWGNQPNIALWNLTRLAETLLPLLDEKEDQAMAVAEDVLSGFSAYFADQYMTRFRAKFGLTTTSNDDVIQLGLSLIANQQVDFTLFFRLLTNTVNNGDSDYLSALFPDKEAFKNWFKQWQGAVDADKGLQAMQAANPILIPRNHRVEQAIQGAYAGDYAPFHRLTGALENPYQEQAQYADLEAPPKACEIVTETFCGT